Below is a window of Cytobacillus firmus DNA.
TGTGCAATCGTTTTCATTAAGCGGTTTCATTGAATTATAGTTTAAGTGAACGCTGATTTTTTTAGAAATAGATTAAAGCGTTTACAATTTTGTGCAAACGGTTGTACTATTTACATTAAGCAACAGATCTATTTAAGGGGGCAATATCATGAAAAAGTCACTATCTTTCTTTATGATGCTGGTATTAGTAATAGGAATGCTGGCAGCTTGCGGTCCTCAGCGTGAGGCACAGCCGGAAAATACAGATAAAGATAACGGCACAGGTGAAAACCAGGCTGAAGAGCCAAAACCGGAAAAATTAGTAGTTTGGGAAGACACAGATAAAGGCGTAGCATTAAAGCCTGCTATTGAGTCTTTTGAAAAAGAATATGGAATTAAAGTTGAATTCAAAGAATTAGGCATGGCTGATAAAATCCGTGACCAGTTAAGACTTGATGGACCTGCAGGAAATGCACCTGACGTTGTTACATTGCCTCATGACCAAATTGGACAGGTTGTAACGGAAGGTCTTCTTCAGGAAATCAAGGTTGATGACAGCGTTCTTGATACTTTCACAGAATCATCCATCAGTGCTCAAATGTATGACGGAAAACTATATGGTCTTCCAAAAGCAACCGAAACACCAGTTTTCATCTATAATAAAGCATTAATGGAAAAAGCTCCTGAAACAATGGATGAGCTTTATACTCAAGCTAAAGAATTAACAACTGGCGGACAGTATGGATTCCTGGCTTTATTCGATAACTTCTATTTCGCTCACGGCCCTATCGCCGGCATGGGTGGATATGTTTTCAATGAAAATGACGGAGCATTAGACCGTGAAGATGTTGGTTTAAATAACGAAGGTGCTGTTGAAGGTGCTGAGTTTATTCAAAAATGGTACAGTGAAGGCTTATTCCCTAAAGGAATTATCGGGGAAAGCGGAGGAGCTGCAATGGATGGCCTATTCAATGAAGGAAAAGCTGCTTCTGTAATGAATGGTCCATGGGCACTTCAAGGAATGAAGGATGCAGGGATCGATGTTGGTGTATCTGTAATGCCTAAGCTTCCTAACGGTGAGCCTGTTAAGACATTTATGGGTGTTAAGGGATGGAATGTAACTGCATTCACTAAAAACCCTTACTGGGCAACAAAGTTAGTTGAACATATTACAAACGAAGAAAACGCAAAAATCCGTTTTGAGACAACTCAGGAAATCCCTCCTGTAAAATCTCTTATTGAAGATCCGGTAATCGCAGACAATGAAGCTGCAAAAGCAGTTGCTGAGCAATCTCAATACGCTGTTCCAATGCCAAACATTCCTGAAATGGCTGAAGTTTGGGGACCAATGGCCTCTGCACTTCAAACAATTGCAACAGGTAAAGCGGAGCCAAAAGCAGCGCTTGATGATGCAGTTAAAACGATCAAAACAAATATTGAAACAAATCACCCTGCCAAGTAAAGCTTGACAGACAAAAGGGCGGTACCTCTGAGGAGGTATTGCCCATACTTTTATGTAATGATTGCCTGGAGCCAGATAGGTCTCTGCTTCAAATGAATACTTTCGAACCTTTAAGCAGAAGCGGCAGAAAGCCGCTTTCATGTTCCTCTTAAGAGCAACCGTTTGCACAAAAACAATCGCTAATATTCTTATAAATGAATTATACTAATAGAAAAATACTTTCTCCTATAAGAAAGGGGAGGCAATAGCCGTATGGACGCAAAAAAAATGACATCCAACCATGGAAGAAATGCTGCTCTATTATCCATCCTGCCTGGATTTGGACAGTTTTATAATAAACAGTTCCTTAAAGGTGCCATATTTTTAATTCTTACCGTTTCTTTCTTTGCAGCATTCTTTGACACACTGAATTGGGGTTTCTGGGGACTTTTCACACTAGGGGAAATTCCAGTTCTGGACCATTCGATTTTTCTTTTGATCGATGGAATTATTGCATTGATCGTAACAGCATTGGGGCTGATCATTTATGCCTTTAATATTTATGATGCTTATAATAACGGGAAAAAACGTGATTTGGGACTGGAATTAAACAGTGTCAGAGAACAGTACCACAATCTCCTTGATAATGGTTTCCCATACTTAATGATCTCACCCGGGTTTTTTCTTTTGGTGTTCGTTGTTATTTTTCCCATCTTATTCGTAGTTCTTCTTGCGTTTACTAACTATGATCTATACCATTCTCCACCTGCAAAGCTGGTAGATTGGATTGGCATTCAGAACTTTATCGATATCTTTAAACTGGATTTATGGAGAAAAACCTTCTTTGGCGTAATGGGCTGGACAATAGTCTGGACTTTTGTAGCTACGACTCTGCAGGTAGCTCTGGGTATTTTCCTGGCAATTCTCGTTAACCAGAAGGATCTTAAAGGGAAAGCGATTATCCGTACAATTTTCATTCTCCCTTGGGCAGTTCCTTCATTTATCTCGATACTGATTTTCTCAGGAATGTTCAATGAAACATTCGGTGTGGTTAATAAAACAATTCTAGATGCAATTGGCATCGGTGCCGTTCCATGGATGACTGAGGAAAATTGGACGCGTTTAGCTTTAATTTTCATCCAGTCCTGGCTTGGATTCCCGTTCATTTTTGCCATGACAACAGGTGTGCTGCAGTCTATTCCGGATGAGCTTTATGAAGCTGCAACTGTTGATGGTGCAACGATTCTGCAGAAATTCACAAAGATTACTCTGCCGTTGGTTTTGTTTGCAACGGCACCGATTATCATTACTCAGTATACGTTCAACTTCAATAACTTTAATGTTATCTTCTTGTTTAATGGCGGCGGACCGGCTATTCCGGGCCAAAATGCCGGCGGTTCGGATATTCTTATATCCTGGATTTATAAACTGACTATGACTTCTGCCCAGTATGGCAAAGCAGCTGCAGTTACCATGATTCTGTCGCTTATCGTCATCACTGTAGCACTATGGCAGTTTAGAAGAACAAAATCATTCCAAGAAGAGGATTTGATGTAGATATGAGCATGAAGAAAAATAAAATGATCCGGCTGACACTTTCATATGTAATCATTGCCTTAATGAGCTTTATTGTCATTTATCCGCTTTTGTGGGTAGTAGGCTCATCATTAAATCCGGGCCAGAGTTTGTCGGGATCAACTATGTTTCCTGAAAATCCCACCTTGGCCCATTATAAATACCTATTTGATTTAGAGAAGTCCAATTATGTTAAATGGTATTGGAATTCATTGAAAATAAGTACGCTGACCATGATACTTACGGTTATTACAGTATCATTGACTGCCTATTCGTTTTCACGTTACCGTTTTATCGGGCGGAAAAATGGTTTATTAACGTTCCTGGTACTGCAAATGATACCTAACTTTGCAGCCCTGATCGCCATTTTTGTATTAGCGACAAGAACTGGTTTAATTGATACACATCTTGGATTGATCCTGGTGTATGTAGGCGGCCAGATCCCTATGAATACATGGCTGATGAAAGGCTATCTCGATACGATTCCGAAAGAACTTGATGAATCTGCGAAAATGGATGGTGCAAGCCATCTTCGTGTTTTCTGGCAAATTGTTATGCCGCTTGCAAAACCAATTGTAGCGGTAGTTGCGCTATTTTCATTCATTGCTCCTTTTGGTGATTTCATCCTTGCCAGAATTTTATTAAGAACAGATGAAAAGTTCACAATGGCAGTAGGATTGTATGAAATGGTTGCCAAGCAATTTGGAAATGAATTTACAAAGTTTGCAGCCGGCTCGGTTTTAATAGCGATTCCGATTGCTGCACTTTTCCTCATGTTCCAAAAATACTTTGTATCAGGTTTGACGGCAGGGGGAACAAAAGGCTAATCTTAAAGGGCTGAAACTTTACTGGCCGCTGCAGGCTGCGAACTGATTGGAGTCTCGGAGCGGCTTGAAAAATGAAGGAGGAGCGGCGATGAAAAAAGGAATCATAACCTTCATCTTAATCCCGTTTCTTCTTTTTTATGCCCTGCCGGCAGGAGCAGCTGAAAAAGAAGAGCGCAAATGGCAAGATGAAACAATTTATTTTTTAATGGTTGACCGATTTAGCAATGGAGATCCAGACAATGACTTTAAAGTTGATGTTCAGGACCCAAAGGCTTATCATGGCGGAGATTTCAAGGGAATTACTGAACGCCTTGATTATATTAAGGATATGGGGTTTACAGCAATTTGGCTGACTCCGGTTTTTGATAATGAAGAGAAAGGCTATCACGGTTACTGGATAAAAGATTTTTATAATACGGAAGAACACTTTGGCACAATGGATGAGTTCAAAGAGCTAGTCAAAGAAGCCCACAAAAGAGATATGAAAGTGATATTGGACTTCGTAGTGAACCATGTAGGCTACAATCACGATTGGGTTAATGATCCTGAAAAAAAAGATTGGTTCCATGAAAAAAAGGATATCGCGAACTGGTCGGATCAAACTGAAATTGAAAATGGCTGGATTTATGGGCTCCCTGATTTAAATCAGGAAAACCCTGATGTGAAAAACTATTTAATGGATGCAGCAAAGTGGTGGATCGAAGAAACGGATATTGACGGTTATCGCCTTGATACCGTTAAGCATGTTCCAAAATCTTTCTGGACCGACTTCTCTAAAAATGTCAAATCAGTCAAAGAAGACTTTTATTTG
It encodes the following:
- a CDS encoding extracellular solute-binding protein; the protein is MKKSLSFFMMLVLVIGMLAACGPQREAQPENTDKDNGTGENQAEEPKPEKLVVWEDTDKGVALKPAIESFEKEYGIKVEFKELGMADKIRDQLRLDGPAGNAPDVVTLPHDQIGQVVTEGLLQEIKVDDSVLDTFTESSISAQMYDGKLYGLPKATETPVFIYNKALMEKAPETMDELYTQAKELTTGGQYGFLALFDNFYFAHGPIAGMGGYVFNENDGALDREDVGLNNEGAVEGAEFIQKWYSEGLFPKGIIGESGGAAMDGLFNEGKAASVMNGPWALQGMKDAGIDVGVSVMPKLPNGEPVKTFMGVKGWNVTAFTKNPYWATKLVEHITNEENAKIRFETTQEIPPVKSLIEDPVIADNEAAKAVAEQSQYAVPMPNIPEMAEVWGPMASALQTIATGKAEPKAALDDAVKTIKTNIETNHPAK
- a CDS encoding carbohydrate ABC transporter permease — encoded protein: MDAKKMTSNHGRNAALLSILPGFGQFYNKQFLKGAIFLILTVSFFAAFFDTLNWGFWGLFTLGEIPVLDHSIFLLIDGIIALIVTALGLIIYAFNIYDAYNNGKKRDLGLELNSVREQYHNLLDNGFPYLMISPGFFLLVFVVIFPILFVVLLAFTNYDLYHSPPAKLVDWIGIQNFIDIFKLDLWRKTFFGVMGWTIVWTFVATTLQVALGIFLAILVNQKDLKGKAIIRTIFILPWAVPSFISILIFSGMFNETFGVVNKTILDAIGIGAVPWMTEENWTRLALIFIQSWLGFPFIFAMTTGVLQSIPDELYEAATVDGATILQKFTKITLPLVLFATAPIIITQYTFNFNNFNVIFLFNGGGPAIPGQNAGGSDILISWIYKLTMTSAQYGKAAAVTMILSLIVITVALWQFRRTKSFQEEDLM
- a CDS encoding sugar ABC transporter permease, with product MSMKKNKMIRLTLSYVIIALMSFIVIYPLLWVVGSSLNPGQSLSGSTMFPENPTLAHYKYLFDLEKSNYVKWYWNSLKISTLTMILTVITVSLTAYSFSRYRFIGRKNGLLTFLVLQMIPNFAALIAIFVLATRTGLIDTHLGLILVYVGGQIPMNTWLMKGYLDTIPKELDESAKMDGASHLRVFWQIVMPLAKPIVAVVALFSFIAPFGDFILARILLRTDEKFTMAVGLYEMVAKQFGNEFTKFAAGSVLIAIPIAALFLMFQKYFVSGLTAGGTKG